The proteins below are encoded in one region of Micromonospora yangpuensis:
- the pyrH gene encoding UMP kinase, producing MTQVVRDRSLAAEDPTAPPPGRARRVVLKLSGEVFGGGAIGVDPDVVQAIARQIATVSRRGVQVSVVVGGGNFFRGAELQKRGMDRARADYMGMLGTVMNCLALQDFLEKEGIETRVQSAITMAQVAEPYIPLRAIRHLEKGRVVIFGAGAGMPYFSTDTVAAQRALEIHADVVLMSKNGVDGVYSADPRIDPTASKFDSITFSEVLRRNLRVADAAAFSLCMENGLPMLVFGAQGDETIIRAVGGEKIGTLITA from the coding sequence ATGACGCAGGTTGTGAGAGACCGGAGCCTTGCGGCGGAGGATCCGACCGCGCCACCACCGGGCCGGGCCCGTCGGGTGGTGCTGAAACTCTCCGGCGAGGTCTTCGGTGGCGGGGCGATCGGGGTCGATCCGGACGTCGTACAGGCGATCGCCCGGCAGATCGCGACGGTGTCCCGACGCGGCGTGCAGGTCTCGGTGGTGGTCGGCGGAGGCAACTTCTTCCGCGGCGCCGAGCTGCAGAAGCGCGGCATGGACCGGGCCCGGGCCGACTACATGGGCATGCTCGGCACCGTGATGAACTGCCTGGCGTTGCAGGACTTCCTGGAGAAGGAGGGCATCGAGACCCGCGTGCAGAGCGCGATCACGATGGCCCAGGTCGCGGAGCCCTACATCCCGCTGCGCGCCATCCGGCACCTGGAGAAGGGACGGGTGGTCATCTTCGGCGCGGGTGCCGGCATGCCGTACTTCTCCACCGACACCGTCGCCGCCCAGCGGGCGCTGGAGATCCACGCCGACGTGGTGCTGATGAGCAAGAACGGGGTGGACGGCGTCTACAGCGCCGACCCCCGCATCGATCCCACCGCCAGCAAGTTCGACTCGATCACCTTCTCCGAGGTGTTGCGGCGCAACCTGCGGGTTGCCGACGCCGCGGCGTTCAGCCTCTGTATGGAGAACGGCCTGCCCATGCTGGTCTTCGGCGCACAGGGCGACGAAACGATCATCCGAGCCGTGGGTGGCGAGAAGATCGGCACCCTGATCACCGCCTGA
- the rlmN gene encoding 23S rRNA (adenine(2503)-C(2))-methyltransferase RlmN, translated as MTSLPLIPVASDAPARRAAMPPRHLADLDLTGRQAVVTELGEPAFRARQVSTHYFGRLVRDPEQMTDLPAATRERLAERLLPPLLHPVRELACDDGATRKALWRLHDGSLVESVLMGYPDRVTVCISSQAGCGMACPFCATGQAGLTRNLSTAEIVDQAVYLAGVAASGAVAGSPPRLSHVVFMGMGEPLANYSRVLTAIRRLVAPAPEGLGLSQRHITVSTVGLVPAMRRLADEDLSVTLALSLHAPDDELRDELVPVNQRWKVAEVLDAAWAYAGRTGRRVSIEYAMIKNVNDQPWRADLLGRLLAGRLAHVNLIPLNPTPGSRWDASPKPVEREFVRRLRAAGVSTTVRDTRGREIDGACGQLAATEDRDAGPSGEATA; from the coding sequence ATGACGAGTCTGCCCTTGATCCCCGTCGCCTCCGACGCGCCCGCCCGCCGGGCGGCCATGCCGCCCCGTCACCTCGCCGACCTCGATCTGACCGGCCGGCAGGCCGTCGTCACCGAGTTGGGTGAGCCGGCGTTCCGGGCCCGGCAGGTCTCCACCCACTATTTCGGCCGACTGGTCCGGGACCCGGAGCAGATGACCGACCTGCCGGCGGCCACCCGGGAGCGCCTCGCCGAGCGGCTGCTGCCGCCGCTGCTGCACCCGGTGCGGGAGTTGGCCTGCGACGACGGCGCCACCCGCAAGGCGCTCTGGCGGCTGCACGACGGTTCGCTGGTGGAGAGCGTGCTGATGGGCTACCCCGACCGGGTGACGGTGTGCATCTCCAGCCAGGCCGGTTGCGGGATGGCCTGCCCGTTCTGTGCCACCGGCCAGGCCGGCCTGACCCGCAACCTCTCCACCGCCGAGATCGTCGACCAGGCGGTGTATCTCGCCGGGGTGGCCGCCTCCGGAGCCGTCGCCGGCTCCCCGCCACGCCTGTCGCACGTGGTCTTCATGGGCATGGGTGAGCCGTTGGCCAACTACTCCCGGGTGCTGACGGCGATCCGTCGGCTGGTCGCGCCGGCACCGGAGGGGCTCGGGTTGTCGCAGCGGCACATCACCGTCTCCACGGTGGGGCTGGTCCCGGCCATGCGTCGGCTCGCCGACGAAGACCTCTCGGTCACCCTTGCGTTGTCCCTGCACGCCCCCGATGATGAGCTGCGCGACGAACTCGTGCCGGTCAACCAGCGGTGGAAGGTGGCCGAGGTGCTGGACGCCGCGTGGGCCTACGCGGGCCGCACCGGCCGCCGGGTCTCCATCGAGTACGCGATGATCAAAAACGTGAACGACCAGCCGTGGCGGGCCGACCTGCTCGGGCGGCTGCTGGCCGGCAGGTTGGCCCACGTCAACCTCATTCCGCTGAACCCGACGCCGGGCAGCCGGTGGGATGCGAGCCCGAAGCCGGTCGAGCGGGAGTTCGTCCGCCGGCTGCGCGCGGCCGGGGTGTCGACCACCGTGCGTGACACCAGGGGACGTGAGATCGACGGAGCATGTGGGCAGCTCGCCGCCACCGAGGACAGGGACGCCGGGCCGTCGGGGGAGGCAACGGCGTGA
- a CDS encoding DNA-processing protein DprA yields the protein MNLTEDRLARIALTWLTEPGTWTVHRMVDRVGPVVTLAALLDGGAPSDALRRAVAARLNAGDPRAVAAEAVERADRLGARLVTPHDAEWPGKVAHLRQLSLDGADRKVDRDTAPPLCLWVRGSWPLAEVLDRSVAVVGARAATGYGLHVATELGYGLGERGWTVVSGGAFGIDAAAHRGALTAGAVTVAVLACGVDRPYPVGNTALFDRIAETGLLVSEWIPGSEPFRPRFLIRNRVIAAATRGSVLVEASARSGATQTMRRALAIKRPAMVVPGPVTSAMSVGAHELLREYPDARLVTGLAHVLEEVGRIGTDLAPPARGPVRPTDHLDDDATMVLEALPRRGVTGLDSIAARAGVAVRTALRKLALLEQLGLVVHRDGGYALTPQRQPPAPTT from the coding sequence GTGAACCTCACGGAGGACCGGCTGGCCCGGATCGCGTTGACCTGGCTGACCGAGCCGGGCACCTGGACGGTGCACCGGATGGTCGACCGGGTCGGCCCGGTCGTCACGCTGGCGGCGCTGCTGGACGGGGGCGCGCCGAGTGACGCGCTGCGCCGCGCCGTGGCGGCACGGCTCAACGCCGGCGATCCCCGGGCGGTTGCCGCCGAGGCGGTGGAACGGGCCGACCGGCTCGGCGCGCGGCTCGTCACCCCGCACGACGCGGAGTGGCCGGGCAAGGTGGCTCACCTGCGACAGCTGAGTCTGGACGGAGCCGACCGCAAGGTGGACCGGGACACCGCTCCGCCGCTCTGCCTGTGGGTTCGGGGCAGCTGGCCGCTGGCGGAGGTTCTGGACCGCTCGGTCGCGGTGGTCGGTGCCCGCGCCGCCACCGGGTACGGGCTGCACGTGGCCACCGAGCTGGGGTACGGCCTCGGCGAGCGGGGCTGGACCGTGGTCTCGGGCGGGGCGTTCGGCATCGACGCCGCCGCGCACCGGGGTGCGTTGACCGCCGGCGCGGTGACCGTCGCCGTGCTGGCCTGCGGTGTCGACCGGCCCTACCCGGTCGGCAACACCGCGCTGTTCGACCGGATCGCCGAGACGGGTCTGCTGGTGAGCGAGTGGATTCCCGGCTCGGAACCCTTCCGCCCCCGCTTCCTGATCCGCAACCGGGTCATCGCCGCGGCCACTCGGGGAAGCGTTCTGGTGGAGGCGTCGGCACGCAGCGGCGCCACCCAGACCATGCGCCGGGCGCTGGCCATCAAACGGCCGGCGATGGTGGTACCCGGTCCGGTGACCTCCGCGATGTCGGTCGGCGCGCACGAGCTGCTCCGGGAGTACCCGGATGCCCGACTGGTGACCGGGCTGGCCCACGTACTGGAGGAGGTGGGGCGGATCGGCACTGACCTGGCACCGCCGGCCCGTGGTCCGGTGCGCCCCACCGACCACCTCGACGACGACGCCACGATGGTGCTGGAGGCACTGCCCCGGCGCGGTGTCACCGGGCTCGACTCGATCGCGGCCCGGGCCGGCGTCGCGGTCCGCACCGCACTTCGCAAACTGGCCCTGTTGGAGCAGCTCGGCCTGGTGGTCCACCGCGACGGCGGCTACGCCCTCACCCCGCAGCGTCAGCCCCCCGCACCCACCACATGA
- a CDS encoding tyrosine recombinase XerC: MSRDSSSTRVRHQALPAAMRDAVDEFAVHLAQVRSRSEHTVRGYVADLVVLLDHATRLGCRSPAELDLAVLRSWLAKQRTMGLARTSLARRAAAARTFSVWAHRSGLLPTDVAAALASPKAHRELPTVLRAEQAAALLDGVRDGAAGHRPDEPDPPTGDGAAPADGPVPLRDRLLLELLYATGARISEVCGLDVADVDQARRVVRVFGKGARERSVPYGLPAQRALDRWLRLGRPTLARSGSGDALLLGSRGGRLHPTMARRIVGGRADAAGLPRTTPHGLRHSAATHLLEGGADLRAVQELLGHSSLASTQIYTHVSVERLRSAYRQAHPRA, from the coding sequence ATGAGCCGGGACAGCAGCAGCACCCGGGTCCGGCACCAGGCGTTGCCGGCGGCCATGCGGGACGCGGTGGACGAGTTCGCGGTGCACCTGGCCCAGGTGCGCAGCCGCTCCGAGCACACCGTCCGGGGCTACGTCGCCGATCTGGTGGTGCTGCTCGACCACGCGACCCGGCTGGGTTGCCGGTCCCCCGCCGAGCTCGACCTGGCCGTGTTGCGCAGCTGGCTGGCCAAGCAACGCACGATGGGCCTGGCCCGTACGTCGTTGGCCCGGCGGGCCGCGGCAGCGCGCACCTTCAGCGTGTGGGCCCACCGGTCGGGCCTGCTCCCCACCGACGTGGCCGCGGCGCTGGCCAGCCCCAAGGCCCACCGCGAACTGCCCACGGTGCTCCGCGCCGAGCAGGCGGCCGCACTGCTCGACGGGGTACGCGACGGCGCGGCAGGGCACCGGCCCGACGAGCCGGATCCGCCCACCGGTGACGGAGCCGCTCCGGCGGACGGGCCGGTGCCGCTGCGCGACCGGTTACTGCTCGAACTGCTCTACGCCACCGGGGCGCGGATCAGCGAGGTGTGTGGGCTCGACGTCGCCGACGTCGACCAGGCACGACGGGTGGTCCGGGTGTTCGGCAAGGGTGCCCGGGAACGGTCGGTGCCCTATGGACTGCCGGCGCAGCGGGCCCTCGACCGGTGGCTGCGCCTCGGCCGGCCCACGCTGGCCCGGTCGGGCTCGGGGGACGCCCTGCTGCTCGGCAGCCGGGGTGGTCGCCTGCATCCGACGATGGCCCGGCGGATCGTGGGCGGGCGGGCCGACGCCGCTGGTCTGCCCCGGACCACCCCGCACGGGCTGCGGCACTCGGCCGCCACCCACCTGTTGGAGGGCGGTGCCGACCTGCGCGCGGTCCAGGAACTGCTCGGGCACTCCTCGCTGGCCAGCACCCAGATCTACACGCACGTCTCGGTGGAACGACTGCGCTCGGCGTACCGGCAGGCCCATCCCCGGGCCTGA
- the rpsB gene encoding 30S ribosomal protein S2 — MAVVTMRQLLESGVHFGHQTRRWNPKMKRFIFTERNGIYIIDLRQTLDYIEKAFEFVRGTVAEGGSILFVGTKKQAQEAIAEQATRVGQPYVNHRWLGGMLTNFQTVYKRLQRMKELEALGDLSGTTAGYTKKETLQLSREKIKLTRTLGGLRDMQKLPAAIWVVDTKKEHIAVDEARKLGIPVIAVLDTNCDPDEVDFPIPGNDDAIRSAELLTRVVAAAVADGLIARSGRRRGSDEKPEPGQVGADEPLAEWERELLEEPKKADEPKADEPKAADEPKADEPSEPKVEQPAAAAAE; from the coding sequence ATGGCCGTCGTGACCATGCGTCAGCTGCTGGAAAGCGGTGTCCACTTCGGGCACCAGACCCGGCGCTGGAACCCGAAGATGAAGCGGTTCATCTTCACCGAGCGCAACGGTATCTACATCATCGACCTGCGCCAGACGCTCGACTACATCGAGAAGGCGTTCGAGTTCGTGCGGGGCACGGTCGCCGAGGGCGGCAGCATCCTCTTCGTCGGCACCAAGAAGCAGGCCCAGGAGGCCATCGCCGAGCAGGCGACCCGGGTCGGCCAGCCGTACGTCAACCACCGCTGGCTCGGTGGCATGCTCACCAACTTCCAGACGGTGTACAAGCGGCTGCAGCGGATGAAGGAGCTGGAGGCCCTCGGTGACCTGAGCGGCACCACCGCCGGCTACACCAAGAAGGAGACCCTGCAGCTCTCCCGCGAGAAGATCAAGCTCACCCGTACCCTGGGTGGTCTGCGGGACATGCAGAAGCTGCCGGCCGCGATCTGGGTGGTCGACACCAAGAAGGAGCACATCGCCGTCGACGAGGCCCGCAAGCTGGGCATCCCGGTGATCGCGGTGCTCGACACCAACTGCGACCCGGACGAGGTCGACTTCCCGATCCCGGGCAACGACGACGCGATCCGCTCGGCCGAGCTGCTGACCCGGGTCGTGGCCGCCGCCGTCGCCGACGGCCTGATCGCCCGTTCGGGCCGCCGTCGCGGTAGCGACGAGAAGCCCGAGCCGGGCCAGGTCGGTGCCGACGAGCCGCTGGCCGAGTGGGAGCGCGAGCTGCTCGAGGAGCCCAAGAAGGCCGACGAGCCCAAGGCCGACGAGCCGAAGGCCGCCGACGAGCCGAAGGCCGACGAGCCGTCGGAGCCGAAGGTCGAGCAGCCGGCGGCCGCCGCCGCGGAGTGA
- a CDS encoding YifB family Mg chelatase-like AAA ATPase — translation MSYARVHCVGLVGVTGHVVQVEADLAPGLPAVVVSGLPDTALHEARDRVRAAVVNSGQRWPNRRITINLLPADLPKYGSAFDLAIAAALLGGAGELPLTALERVVLLGELGLDGTVRPVRGVLPMVTAAARAGLDRVIVPTENAAEAAMIPGVRVRAVDTLYRLVSFVRDGTPLLDPPVAGPPPGPDGPDLADVAGQGLGRRGLEVAAAGGHHLALFGPPGAGKTMLAERLPSVLPELTDEAALEVTALHSVAGLLPPDGRLLRRPPFQAPHHTATVAALVGGGTGLARPGALSLAHRGVLFLDEAAEFGRGALEALRQPLESGRVRLVRARGGTEYPAQVQLVLAANPCPCARAAGDAYCECSPLARRRYLGRLSGPLLDRIDVQVTVLPVRAAQLLATGEGNESSAVVAARVAAARAAAAERWAGLGRRLNAEMPGHLLRQPPWRLPPADTTQLRGRLDSGSLSARGFDRVIRLAWTIADLDGRARPGRDDVLEAIGLRTGEDS, via the coding sequence ATGAGCTACGCCCGGGTGCACTGCGTCGGGTTGGTCGGGGTGACGGGGCACGTGGTGCAGGTGGAGGCGGATCTCGCACCGGGGTTGCCCGCGGTGGTGGTCTCCGGGCTGCCCGACACCGCCCTGCACGAGGCCCGTGACCGGGTACGCGCCGCCGTGGTCAACTCCGGCCAACGCTGGCCCAACCGGCGGATCACCATCAACCTGCTCCCCGCCGACCTGCCCAAGTACGGCTCGGCGTTCGACCTGGCGATCGCGGCGGCGCTGCTCGGCGGTGCCGGTGAGCTGCCCCTGACGGCGCTGGAGCGGGTGGTGCTCCTCGGCGAGCTGGGGCTCGACGGGACGGTCCGGCCGGTGCGCGGGGTGCTGCCGATGGTCACCGCCGCCGCCCGCGCCGGCCTGGACCGCGTCATCGTCCCGACCGAGAACGCCGCCGAGGCGGCGATGATCCCCGGCGTCCGGGTGCGGGCCGTCGACACGCTGTACCGGCTGGTCAGCTTCGTCCGGGACGGCACACCGCTACTCGATCCTCCGGTGGCCGGGCCGCCGCCGGGGCCCGACGGCCCGGACCTGGCCGACGTAGCAGGTCAGGGGCTGGGCCGACGGGGCCTGGAGGTCGCCGCGGCCGGCGGCCACCACCTGGCGCTGTTCGGGCCACCGGGGGCCGGCAAGACCATGCTCGCCGAACGACTCCCCTCGGTCCTGCCGGAGCTCACCGACGAGGCGGCCCTGGAGGTCACCGCCCTGCACTCGGTAGCCGGGCTGCTGCCACCGGACGGTCGACTGCTGCGTCGACCACCGTTCCAGGCCCCGCACCACACCGCCACGGTTGCCGCCCTGGTCGGCGGCGGAACGGGGCTGGCCCGGCCGGGTGCGCTCTCCCTGGCCCACCGGGGCGTGCTCTTCCTGGACGAGGCCGCCGAGTTCGGCAGGGGTGCCCTGGAGGCGCTACGGCAGCCGCTGGAGAGCGGTCGGGTCCGGCTGGTGCGGGCCCGGGGCGGCACGGAGTATCCCGCCCAGGTGCAGCTGGTGCTGGCGGCCAACCCGTGTCCCTGCGCGCGCGCCGCCGGGGACGCCTACTGCGAGTGCAGTCCGCTGGCCCGGCGACGCTACCTCGGACGGCTCTCCGGTCCGCTGCTGGACCGGATCGACGTCCAGGTCACGGTGTTGCCGGTCCGGGCGGCACAGTTGCTGGCGACCGGCGAGGGCAACGAGTCGTCAGCCGTGGTGGCCGCCCGGGTCGCCGCGGCCCGGGCCGCAGCCGCCGAACGGTGGGCCGGGCTGGGGCGACGCCTCAACGCCGAGATGCCCGGCCACCTGCTGCGCCAGCCGCCCTGGCGGCTCCCACCGGCGGACACCACGCAGCTACGTGGCCGGCTGGACAGCGGATCGCTGTCCGCGCGGGGCTTCGACCGGGTGATCCGGCTCGCCTGGACCATCGCCGATCTGGACGGTCGGGCCCGACCAGGGCGGGACGACGTCCTGGAGGCCATCGGACTACGTACCGGAGAAGACTCGTGA
- the tsf gene encoding translation elongation factor Ts, whose protein sequence is MSNFTAADVKRLRDLTGAGMMDSKKALTDAEGDFDKAIEILRVKGAKDVGKRAGRTAANGLIAHSGKALLELNCETDFVAKTDAFIALAQQLVEHGERSGAQNAEELLASTLDGKTVADVVQEQSAKIGEKLVLNRFAKVDGTFAVYLHRKSQDLPPAVGVLVEYTGKADEAGDSDARAVAMQIAAMRPKYLTRDEVPADLVDAERRIAEQTAREENKPEAALPKIVEGRVNAFFKDYVLIEQASVADNKKTVKQVLAEAGIEVTRFVRFEVGQA, encoded by the coding sequence ATGTCCAACTTCACCGCCGCAGACGTCAAGCGGCTCCGCGACCTGACCGGCGCCGGCATGATGGACTCCAAGAAGGCGCTTACCGACGCCGAGGGCGACTTCGACAAGGCCATCGAGATCCTGCGCGTCAAGGGTGCCAAGGACGTGGGCAAGCGGGCCGGTCGGACCGCCGCCAACGGCCTGATCGCCCACTCCGGCAAGGCCCTGCTGGAGCTCAACTGCGAGACCGACTTCGTCGCCAAGACCGACGCCTTCATCGCCCTGGCCCAGCAGCTGGTCGAGCACGGTGAGCGTAGCGGCGCCCAGAACGCCGAGGAGCTGCTCGCCTCGACGCTGGACGGCAAGACCGTCGCCGACGTGGTGCAGGAGCAGTCGGCCAAGATCGGTGAGAAGCTGGTGCTGAACCGCTTCGCCAAGGTCGACGGCACCTTCGCCGTCTACCTGCACCGCAAGAGCCAGGACCTGCCCCCGGCCGTCGGGGTGCTGGTGGAGTACACCGGCAAGGCCGACGAGGCCGGGGACTCCGACGCCCGGGCCGTGGCCATGCAGATCGCCGCGATGCGGCCGAAGTACCTCACCCGGGACGAGGTGCCCGCCGACCTGGTCGACGCCGAGCGCCGCATCGCCGAGCAGACCGCCCGCGAGGAGAACAAGCCCGAGGCGGCGCTGCCCAAGATTGTCGAGGGTCGGGTGAACGCCTTCTTCAAGGACTACGTCCTGATCGAGCAGGCGTCGGTGGCCGACAACAAGAAGACCGTCAAGCAGGTGCTGGCCGAGGCCGGCATCGAGGTGACCCGCTTCGTCCGGTTCGAGGTCGGCCAGGCCTGA
- the frr gene encoding ribosome recycling factor, producing the protein MIDDTLLEAEEKMERAVEHAKEEFGAIRTGRANAAMFSKVIIDYYGSPTPLPQMASIGIPEPRMVIIKPYDNSQINAMEKAIRDSDLGANPNNEGNQLRLLLPQMTEERRREMIKVARHKGEEAKVAIRNIRRKGKEELDRLVKDGEVGEDEGRRAEKDLDDLTQRYVATVDELVKHKETELLEV; encoded by the coding sequence GTGATCGACGACACCCTCCTCGAGGCCGAGGAGAAGATGGAGCGTGCGGTCGAGCACGCCAAGGAGGAGTTCGGCGCCATCCGTACCGGTCGCGCCAACGCCGCCATGTTCTCCAAGGTCATCATCGACTACTACGGCAGTCCGACCCCGCTGCCCCAGATGGCGTCCATCGGGATTCCCGAGCCGCGCATGGTCATCATCAAGCCGTACGACAACTCGCAGATCAATGCCATGGAGAAGGCGATCCGCGACTCCGACCTCGGTGCCAACCCCAACAACGAGGGCAACCAACTGCGCCTGCTGCTCCCGCAGATGACCGAGGAGCGCCGCCGCGAGATGATCAAGGTCGCCCGGCACAAGGGCGAGGAGGCCAAGGTGGCCATCCGCAACATCCGCCGCAAGGGCAAGGAAGAGCTGGACCGCCTGGTCAAGGACGGTGAGGTCGGCGAGGACGAGGGCCGCCGCGCCGAGAAGGACCTGGACGACCTGACCCAGCGGTACGTGGCCACCGTCGACGAGTTGGTCAAGCACAAGGAAACCGAGCTGCTCGAGGTCTGA
- a CDS encoding YraN family protein has protein sequence MTKRNRAVGAYGERCALRHLLLTGLRPIDRNWRCAAGEIDIVAWDGEVLAFCEVKTRSGTDFGTPAEAIVPAKARRLRGLAVRWLTTTGTTADELRFDVLSVHLATAGPARVEHLKGAF, from the coding sequence ATGACGAAGCGGAACCGGGCCGTCGGCGCGTACGGCGAACGCTGCGCCCTGCGGCACCTTCTCCTGACCGGGCTGCGCCCGATCGACCGGAACTGGCGGTGCGCCGCCGGTGAGATCGACATCGTGGCCTGGGACGGTGAGGTGCTCGCCTTCTGTGAGGTGAAGACCCGCAGCGGCACGGACTTCGGCACTCCGGCCGAGGCGATCGTGCCGGCCAAGGCCCGCCGCCTGCGGGGTCTGGCCGTGCGCTGGCTGACCACCACCGGCACCACCGCGGACGAGCTGCGCTTCGACGTGCTCTCGGTCCATTTGGCCACCGCCGGCCCCGCCCGGGTCGAGCACCTCAAGGGCGCGTTCTGA
- a CDS encoding phosphatidate cytidylyltransferase, which yields MSHLDPYSSAEPRGRERPEGRSTLPWPDRDIEPAPLNSRPPAVDRYTGPPDRLRLSAGAEPPPERLPLPAGADPPPRPDDRPTAQFAPIRVEPGPEVESGPPELPNRPPGRREPGRRRASAERPATQQLPPSRAGRNLPAAIGVGLGLGAAVLVPLFLWIPGFIAVLATAVGIGIWEMTRAVGRTDARPPLVPLLAGGVLTVGMAWWAGPDALVLGLLVTMLGTTIWRLGDGLANLRRDLVPALLIAVYVPFLAGFAALLAGAEGDGNWRVLVTVVAVVLSDTGGYAAGVSFGRRPMAPSISPKKSWEGFAGSVAAAAAGSALLIWLLFDVAPWWGALFGVAVSGAAVLGDLAESMIKRDLGIKDMSNLLPGHGGLMDRLDSILFAVPTAYVILAVLVPVVG from the coding sequence ATGTCCCACCTCGACCCCTACAGCAGTGCCGAGCCGCGTGGTCGGGAACGACCCGAGGGCCGGTCCACGCTGCCCTGGCCGGACCGGGACATCGAGCCGGCTCCGCTGAACTCCCGGCCGCCGGCGGTCGACCGGTACACCGGGCCACCGGACCGGCTTCGTCTGTCGGCCGGTGCGGAGCCGCCACCGGAGCGGCTCCCCCTGCCGGCTGGTGCGGATCCGCCACCTCGGCCCGACGACCGACCGACCGCCCAGTTCGCCCCGATCCGGGTCGAGCCCGGTCCCGAGGTGGAGTCCGGCCCGCCGGAGCTGCCGAACCGGCCACCGGGACGGCGTGAGCCGGGCCGTCGCCGGGCCAGCGCCGAGCGTCCCGCCACCCAGCAGCTCCCACCGAGCCGGGCCGGACGTAACCTGCCGGCGGCGATCGGTGTCGGGCTGGGGCTCGGCGCGGCCGTCCTCGTCCCGCTCTTCCTCTGGATCCCCGGCTTCATCGCCGTGTTGGCCACCGCGGTGGGCATCGGCATCTGGGAGATGACCCGGGCGGTGGGCCGCACCGACGCCCGCCCGCCACTGGTGCCCCTGCTCGCCGGCGGGGTGCTGACGGTGGGGATGGCCTGGTGGGCCGGGCCGGACGCGCTCGTGCTCGGGCTGCTGGTGACCATGCTGGGCACGACGATCTGGCGGCTCGGCGACGGCCTCGCCAATCTGCGTCGGGATCTCGTGCCGGCCCTGCTGATCGCGGTCTACGTGCCCTTCCTGGCGGGTTTCGCGGCGTTGCTGGCCGGGGCCGAGGGCGACGGGAACTGGCGGGTGCTGGTGACCGTGGTCGCGGTGGTCCTCTCCGACACCGGTGGGTACGCGGCCGGGGTCTCGTTCGGTAGGCGTCCGATGGCCCCGTCGATCAGCCCGAAGAAGTCCTGGGAGGGCTTCGCTGGTTCGGTGGCTGCCGCCGCTGCCGGCAGCGCCCTGCTGATCTGGCTGCTCTTCGACGTGGCACCGTGGTGGGGAGCTCTCTTCGGGGTGGCCGTCTCCGGTGCCGCGGTCCTCGGTGACCTGGCCGAATCCATGATCAAGAGGGATCTCGGGATCAAGGACATGAGCAACCTGCTGCCCGGCCACGGTGGCCTGATGGACCGGCTGGACTCGATTCTCTTCGCGGTGCCGACCGCGTACGTCATCCTGGCGGTCCTCGTGCCGGTGGTGGGCTGA